From Poecilia reticulata strain Guanapo linkage group LG3, Guppy_female_1.0+MT, whole genome shotgun sequence:
CAAATAACTACTATGTCTGTGAAGGAAGAGTGTATGAGAGTTTTTGTCctcaaataacaaataaatatccAGTCATAAATCAGtgttctgcttctgctttaTGCTCTTTGGAATGCAGGCCTTATTTACAGAAATCAGATGTGATATCTATACGATTAGAGTTGTTCCTGTTGCTTATTAAAACGATAGTTTAGAGCTGagaattaaagtttaaagtggACTAAATTCAGCTATATGCTATAAAGGACTGATCAAAAGCTTTGAGTTGTCACCATATTGAAATAAGATCCATTACTCAGCTGTGAGGAAGACATTTCCAAAATGGCAATGCTCAGAAGCCTGTTTGAAAGTTGTATTTATCAAATAGAGGTGTGGAGTTTCTAGTTAATCTCTGGTAGAAATTATTTCTGGAAATGCTGAAAGCTGATATTTTAATTCTTCTTTAATATCACAGCTCATCTTTTACTGCACtctgttttttcctccccaCAGGAGGGACAAATGACGGCGATTACAGCGAGAGCCCCTCTATGAGAAAATGTCTGAGGAAAACCAGAGGAGAACTGCTTCTACGAGAGTATGAGGTTGTCAAATATAGATTccttttaggttttattttagtatCAGTTAAGATATTGAAAAGAGTGCCATATATAGGATTACTGCTGGGTTTTTTAAGTGGAGTATTGTGGAGCAGATACTCATAAAGTCAGTTGGCTATAGAGAACCGACATTAAAGTAATAACTCAGATAGTCATAAAACTTTTTTAGTTGTTGTAGATACTTAAAGACGTCCTTTGCTGGGCATGTCATTTCCTGTCCACTTCCTCAAACCTAAACACACTCACCACTCAACATAATTGAACATGCAATGTACTTATTGGAACGTAATGGACACcttttttgtgttgtatttttcaaagaattaaATTGTTTCGCATTAAAAACATCtgagggaaaaaatgtaaacaaccaGAAATAGCTATGTTGCGTCATTTTATAGTAAATGTGAACCTAAAAAGCTTCAGCTTTTCTTCAAGCATTTCTCACCTGTTTGCATGCTCTATGAAGCAATTTATAGAACTTACATAAGATTTAAATGATTGCACTAATATGCAAAGGCGTCACtcaggagaagaaaacaaaacgttttctaCAACATTGACTTGTCACGTTAAAGATGGCCTTCACCAATCTGACAACATATGAGAGGTGAGCATAACAGGCCGGAAGATCTGCAGATTGTGGTGGTGGCAGAGTCATGCTCTGGGGTTACATTTAATCAGCGAGTCAAGCTGGATAAAATGTTCATCATTTCCAAACTAACTTTGACtctaaactttttaattttgctacatttttagcATAACTTGAACTGAAGCATTCatccaaatcaacaaaaaatacTCCATCCAGAAGAAATAGACATTTCccactttttattctttttgccccaacatatgcatttttttaaccttgatAGGGTTTAGGTGTCAACAtttgaagtcctgctttcagaTACATAAAATCTCTTTTTGACAGGAAGAGATTGACGGACTCATCAGAGAAAACGAGGAGCtaaaatcaaaaaatcaaaatctggaAGACCAACTCAAGACTGCTTTGCTCCCGTGCAACCTCAACACAGAGCAGCCAGATGACAAGAGAGTTTCGCTGTTTGTGGTGGAggagtggaaaaacaaactccaaGCTGCCACAGATGTGTGTGATAAGATAAAACAGGATATGGACAAGATGAGAGAGGTAATCTGTAGCTTTTACTATTAAACAGGCCAAACATGTCcagaatgcattttattgtagTTAATGTTGAGTTTGTTGAACTTTTTTGatgccaataaataaatatattaatgtgtttcTCAGGCAAATAAGACTTTGCGATCTCAAAATGTTGACCTTGTGCAAGAGAATATGAGACTGAAAGCAGAGGTGGCAAGCAGATCTCCTCAGAAGTAAGTGACGTTTTGGCGTTTCTTACTATCAAATGtgttaacatttttctgatACCATgactttttccccccctgttTTCAAAAGTTCTGTCTTTAAATTAATGAGTTTCAATTTGAGGACATTTcctttttgtctgaaatattcaCTGTCATGTTCAAATgcaagcttttgttttcttctacttgaaatattttataagccTCAACCCTAATTTACAAAAGGGGAGGCAGAGTATTGGATTGAGTTTCTGTCAACAAACATGAGCGTTAGACAGtttcatcaataaaaacaaatacgcCTTTAAGTGAGATCAGGTTTActttaagtttgaaaaaaatggaaTGTAGACAGTCATATtcgttaaaagaaaatgttttgaaataacaaAGACCAATTAAAACGGGTTACGATTCAGCTAATTGccatttttacttgtttgttgTCATTTCATGACAAACTGGTCTGTTCTTAGGTTTGGCCGCTTCACAGTGGCAGCCCTGGAAGCTAAGATTCAGCAGTACGAGCGCGACGTCGATCACCTGAAACGCGCTCTTGATCGTAGCGACCAGTACATCGAGGACCTGGAGTCTCGTGTCAGGAAGTCTGAGAGCAGACAGCTTGAGACACAAGAAGCTCTTGGGACTAACAAAGACGCGACCGACGTTCTCCTACAGCAACAAAATATCAGTATGATGATGAGAAGCTTGAGCGACAACGAGAGAAGGTCCATCTGCAGCAATCCGGAAGCGGAGTGTCGACCATTTTCACGGGATCACAGTTTGGTGTTCCTGCTGTCAGCAGATCACAAGGAGTTTAACAGAAATGTGCCTGGAGAGAAGAAGAACGAGGactctgaaaacatttcctctgaCTTCTTGCCCACCACCCCTTCCACTGCTTTCCGCTCTCTGACCCTGAGAAGCCCTGGCATCCGTGAGAAGAAAGTTGCATTTAAACCCATCTCTCATCTGAGAAGGCTCGATTTCGAAGAATATGCTAGCCAGGGCAAGACTAGCGTAgccttggagaaaaaaatcaacagccTGGAAAAGTTTCCTAAAGGCTTATATCAAACGGAAATGGAATCCTCCAAATCTGTCTTCTGGGGCTCCTGGCAGAGATCAAGTTTGCGGGACATGTCACACCCAGGTCCAAGTAAAGAAAACTTGGCAAAGGGAGTTACATCTGCTACTCTTATCAGAGAG
This genomic window contains:
- the obi1 gene encoding RING finger protein 219; amino-acid sequence: MFSGNMAHIYQTSTLSLTLPISCQICLGKVKQPVICANHHVFCSCCMEMWLKKANQCPTCRVPITAENPCREIIGGTNDGDYSESPSMRKCLRKTRGELLLREYEEEIDGLIRENEELKSKNQNLEDQLKTALLPCNLNTEQPDDKRVSLFVVEEWKNKLQAATDVCDKIKQDMDKMREANKTLRSQNVDLVQENMRLKAEVASRSPQKFGRFTVAALEAKIQQYERDVDHLKRALDRSDQYIEDLESRVRKSESRQLETQEALGTNKDATDVLLQQQNISMMMRSLSDNERRSICSNPEAECRPFSRDHSLVFLLSADHKEFNRNVPGEKKNEDSENISSDFLPTTPSTAFRSLTLRSPGIREKKVAFKPISHLRRLDFEEYASQGKTSVALEKKINSLEKFPKGLYQTEMESSKSVFWGSWQRSSLRDMSHPGPSKENLAKGVTSATLIREEPDSLQMSSEASMDAAYLDKISELDSMMHDGESSCSRGSQFSLASSPHIDLDNTLVPEQQTCPDTLSDNNGKPAIPEENKNHCTDTNKDSDLNVSVAPTGSDKESFAAQVSDGMNGAHVSGSAERAEPSLTEEMSFDLLFDRLDEIKSAPSSSLSPETQHQDQDHVNPPFSSGCTSSKPVNTTRDRSALSGCQPIKRKSHSPFNTSSPTKLSKLM